In Geobacter anodireducens, a genomic segment contains:
- a CDS encoding UDP-phosphate galactose phosphotransferase produces the protein MLKEQAKQFTLLNKLVDVLLIFIAFAVAYEIRSRIGSIGDFYHYLWVLLVIIPVWHLLLSKYGMYASTRTHSIPKLISDLLKVHVIGGIITASLIYFIEPGGFRRILFGIFILLSFLLLTLGKLTLKLILSHIRRRGYNFRNILIVGTNERSKRFIHLVEQHSDWGLKVVGFLGVKTNSLPDTLSGYKVLGTMPQLVDICKSNPVDEVVFCLSRQWEENIDDYLHDLEEMGITVRMVLDHYEMQISRREMSMFHDEIPILTFYSKNFDATQLFLKRCLDFFGSTIGLLITGALYPFIALAIRLDSPGPIFFGQERVGEHGRIFKCWKFRSMYVDAEDRKKELEHLNEMSGAIFKIAHDPRITRIGKFLRKTSLDELPQFWNVFCGEMSLVGTRPPTPDEVAKYENWHRRRISIRPGITGLWQVSGRNRINEFDEIVKLDLKYIDQWSIWLDLKIIFKTVGVVFFGTGAQ, from the coding sequence ATGTTGAAAGAACAAGCTAAACAATTTACCTTGCTTAACAAGCTTGTCGATGTATTGCTCATATTTATCGCTTTTGCCGTTGCTTATGAGATAAGGAGCAGAATCGGCAGCATTGGCGATTTCTATCACTACCTCTGGGTTTTGCTGGTAATTATCCCCGTCTGGCACCTCTTGCTTTCAAAATACGGGATGTATGCATCGACGCGAACCCATTCCATCCCCAAGCTCATAAGTGATTTACTCAAAGTTCACGTTATCGGCGGCATAATCACCGCATCGTTGATTTATTTCATAGAGCCCGGCGGCTTCAGGCGAATACTGTTCGGCATTTTCATCCTGCTTTCATTCTTACTTCTTACCCTCGGTAAACTGACCCTCAAGCTGATTCTCTCCCATATCCGGCGACGCGGTTACAACTTCAGAAATATTCTCATAGTCGGCACTAACGAGCGTTCGAAACGGTTCATTCATCTGGTTGAGCAGCACTCCGACTGGGGACTCAAAGTAGTCGGGTTTCTCGGAGTGAAAACAAATTCCCTGCCTGACACGTTGTCAGGCTACAAGGTGCTGGGCACCATGCCTCAACTTGTGGACATCTGCAAATCAAACCCCGTTGATGAAGTTGTCTTTTGTCTTTCCCGCCAGTGGGAAGAGAATATCGACGACTATCTGCACGATCTGGAGGAGATGGGGATAACGGTCCGCATGGTGTTGGACCATTATGAGATGCAGATTTCCCGGCGTGAGATGAGCATGTTTCACGATGAGATCCCCATTCTCACGTTTTACAGCAAGAATTTCGATGCCACCCAATTGTTCCTCAAACGGTGCCTTGATTTTTTCGGCTCCACCATAGGGCTGCTTATTACCGGCGCCCTGTATCCTTTTATTGCCTTGGCGATCAGACTTGATTCTCCAGGGCCGATTTTTTTCGGCCAGGAGCGGGTAGGGGAGCATGGCCGCATTTTCAAGTGCTGGAAATTCCGTTCAATGTATGTCGATGCAGAAGATCGCAAGAAGGAGCTTGAGCATCTCAACGAAATGAGCGGTGCCATCTTCAAAATTGCTCACGATCCGAGGATCACCCGGATAGGCAAGTTCCTCCGCAAGACGAGCCTGGATGAGTTGCCCCAGTTCTGGAACGTGTTCTGCGGCGAGATGTCGCTGGTGGGCACGCGACCGCCGACTCCGGACGAGGTGGCCAAGTATGAAAACTGGCATCGACGACGCATCTCGATCCGTCCGGGAATTACGGGGCTCTGGCAAGTCAGCGGACGAAACCGCATCAACGAATTTGATGAGATCGTAAAGCTTGACCTGAAATATATAGATCAGTGGAGCATCTGGCTGGATCTGAAGATTATCTTCAAGACGGTCGGTGTGGTCTTTTTCGGTACAGGGGCACAGTAG